A window of the Lepus europaeus isolate LE1 chromosome 5, mLepTim1.pri, whole genome shotgun sequence genome harbors these coding sequences:
- the TMEM69 gene encoding transmembrane protein 69: protein MLHVIQKLSQASPKILKYPFIMGIGASRTDKLALKSSLQQNFSSLIQRPWFVSSFPMCVSKTQGYHTSPCSFKKKEKQAVLPPRPPSTISYLTDSPKPALYITLAGLVPFVAPPLVMVMTKTYIPMLAFTQMAYGASFLSFLGGIRWGFALPEDSPAKPDFLNLANSMAPVMFSWFALLTFERLSAAIVTVIIGLGIALHIELFLLPHYPNWFKALRLLVTLVAFFSFAITLLVENIYPEKEPKRPGQTE from the exons ATGCTTCACGTCATCCAGAAGCTTTCTCAAGCATCTCCAAAG ATACTAAAGTACCCTTTCATAATGGGAATAGGAGCCAGCAGAACAGATAAACTTGCTCTCAAGTCATCTCTCCAGCAGAACTTTTCCTCTTTGATTCAGAGGCCTTGGTTTGTCTCATCATTTCCAATGTGTGTTAGCAAGACACAAGGCTATCATACATCCCCTTGCAGCTTTAAGAAGAAGGAGAAGCAAGCAGTACTTCCACCCAGGCCACCAAGCACCATCTCTTACCTGACTGACAGCCCTAAACCAGCATTGTACATAACTCTAGCAGGACTGGTCCCCTTTGTTGCTCCACCACTGGTCATGGTGATGACAAAGACTTATATCCCCATGTTAGCTTTTACACAGATGGCTTATGGTGCCAGTTTCCTATCTTtcttgggaggcatcaggtgggGTTTTGCTCTGCCAGAAGATAGTCCAGCCAAACCAGACTTCCTTAATTTAGCTAATAGTATGGCCCCTGTTATGTTTTCATGGTTTGCCCTCCTTACTTTTGAAAGACTCAGTGCAGCCATAGTCACTGTAATAATAGGTTTGGGGATAGCATTACACATTGAACTCTTTCTCTTGCCACATTATCCCAACTGGTTCAAAGCCCTGAGGTTACTGGTTACTCTTGTAGcctttttttcatttgcaatcaCTTTATTAGTTGAAAATATTTATCCAGAGAAAGAACCCAAGAGACCTGGTCAAACAGAATAA